The Paraburkholderia sp. SOS3 genome includes a region encoding these proteins:
- the flgE gene encoding flagellar hook protein FlgE has protein sequence MGYQTALSGLAAASNDLDVVGNNIANAQTVGFKQSTAVFADLYANSIATAVNNQIGIGTRLAGVQQDFSQGEVTTTDVPTNMAINGNGFFQMLNPNGSVTYSRNGQLVENKAGFIVDAEGNKIMGFQANAQGQLQTGQVVPIQIPNSSLLPPVATTKATFNVNLDAAAAQPKDATFDPSDPSSFTFSTSIQTVDSLGAKTTVNMYFVKSATSGQWEVFGGPSGATPTDLGSMTFDSSGALTASASPPPASTPITPAGSFSLAIPNTDGAAAQTITVDLSGTTQFGGDGTDSAATSAPSQDGFGTSQLSNFTIGSDGTITGSYTDGRTAVLGQVLLATFTNPNGLQNLGNNQFAQTNDSGEPQVGVAGTSTLGSIQGSAVEASNADLTNSLVDLITAQRNYQANAQTIKTQQTIDQTLINL, from the coding sequence CCGCATCGAACGACCTCGACGTGGTCGGCAACAATATCGCGAACGCGCAGACGGTCGGCTTCAAGCAGAGCACGGCGGTGTTCGCCGATCTATATGCGAATTCGATCGCCACCGCAGTCAACAACCAGATCGGTATCGGTACGCGGCTCGCCGGCGTGCAGCAGGATTTCTCGCAGGGCGAAGTGACGACGACCGACGTGCCGACCAACATGGCGATCAACGGAAACGGCTTCTTTCAGATGCTGAATCCGAACGGCTCGGTCACCTACTCGCGTAACGGCCAGCTCGTCGAGAACAAGGCAGGCTTCATCGTCGACGCCGAGGGCAACAAGATCATGGGTTTCCAGGCGAACGCACAAGGCCAGTTGCAGACGGGCCAGGTCGTGCCGATCCAGATTCCGAATTCGAGCCTGCTGCCGCCGGTCGCGACGACGAAGGCGACGTTCAACGTCAATCTCGATGCCGCTGCGGCGCAGCCGAAAGACGCAACGTTCGACCCGAGCGACCCGAGCAGCTTTACGTTCTCGACCTCGATCCAGACCGTCGATTCGCTCGGCGCCAAGACCACGGTCAACATGTATTTCGTGAAGTCGGCCACGTCGGGCCAGTGGGAAGTATTCGGCGGCCCGTCGGGCGCAACGCCCACCGATCTCGGCAGCATGACGTTCGATTCGTCGGGTGCGCTGACCGCATCGGCGAGCCCGCCCCCGGCGAGCACCCCGATCACGCCGGCCGGCTCGTTCAGTCTTGCGATTCCCAATACCGACGGCGCAGCGGCGCAGACCATCACGGTCGACCTGTCGGGCACCACGCAGTTCGGCGGCGACGGCACCGACAGCGCGGCGACCTCGGCGCCCTCGCAGGACGGCTTCGGCACCTCGCAGCTGTCGAACTTCACGATCGGCTCCGACGGCACGATCACGGGCTCGTACACGGACGGCCGCACCGCGGTGCTCGGCCAGGTGCTGCTCGCCACCTTCACGAACCCGAACGGCCTGCAGAACCTCGGCAACAACCAGTTCGCGCAGACGAACGATTCGGGCGAGCCGCAAGTGGGCGTGGCCGGCACGTCGACGCTCGGTTCGATTCAGGGCAGCGCGGTCGAAGCGTCGAACGCGGACCTGACCAATTCGCTCGTCGATCTGATCACCGCGCAGCGCAACTATCAGGCGAACGCGCAGACGATCAAGACGCAGCAGACGATCGACCAGACGCTGATCAATCTGTAA